A part of Stegostoma tigrinum isolate sSteTig4 chromosome 6, sSteTig4.hap1, whole genome shotgun sequence genomic DNA contains:
- the smpd1 gene encoding sphingomyelin phosphodiesterase isoform X1, translated as MAIRFILSVSLGLWFLGIGPSPGSPALSAGLSWRNLSCPACRALFTVLDIALKFNSNVDEVAVVASKLCVRLKLAPQDICVQAITLFKHDVITAWTESVLKPSEICGLLLGIACGHWDIYSDWNVTLPDTPKPPVTPPKPPSPGSPVTRVLFLTDIHWDKDYIPGTNPDCQDPLCCRKGSGLPPKHRKGAGKWGEYSKCDLPLHTIENLLQHLQSEHFDLVYWTGDIPAHDVWHQTRKDQLRALSTITGLIRKNLGHIPVYPAVGNHESTPVNSFPPPFIHGNESSTWLYDAMVQLWKYWLPEEAQETLRKAGFYTVKLKPGLRLVSLNMNFCSHENFWLLVNSTDPAGQLQWLVSILQEAEDSGDKVHIIGHIPPGLCMKVWSWNYYRIVNRYEGTIAAQFFGHTHVDEFEVFYDEETLSRAVSVAFIAPSVTTYINLNPGFRVYRIDGNYPESSHAVLDHETYILNLTEANERDNPKWVFLYGLQEAYGIKTAFPVDMDNLISHFLLDDRLFQRYWFLYHKGHTDQPCQQACKTATICALRTGRAGDPALCKDLHNKLTYRETQSLWRQRRMC; from the exons ATGGCGATCCGCTTCATCCTCTCAGTGTCTCTAGGCCTCTGGTTCCTGGGAATCGGCCCGAGCCCGGGGAGCCCGGCGCTCAGCGCTGGCCTGAGCTGGAGGAACTTGTCATGCCCGGCCTGTCGGGCCCTCTTCACCGTGCTGGACATCGCCCTGAAG tttaACAGTAACGTGGATGAGGTAGCTGTTGTCGCCTCCAAGCTGTGTGTCCGGTTAAAGCTGGCCCCTCAGGATATCTGTGTCCAGGCCATCACCTTGTTCAAACACGATGTGATAACGGCCTGGACTGAATCTGTCTTGAAGCCATCAGAGATCTGTGGCTTGTTGCTGGGCATTGCCTGTGGTCACTGGGACATTTACTCTGACTGGAATGTCACACTTCCTGACACACCGAAGCCTCCTGTCACCCCCCCCAAACCACCCAGCCCTGGTTCTCCAGTCACAAGGGTATTGTTTCTCACAGATATTCACTGGGACAAGGATTACATCCCGGGGACTAACCCTGACTGTCAAGACCCCTTGTGCTGCAGGAAGGGCTCTGGTTTACCCCCAAAACATCGGAAAGGAGCTGGTAAGTGGGGTGAATACAGCAAGTGTGACCTTCCCCTCCACACCATCGAGaaccttctccagcatctccaatcTGAACACTTTGACCTGGTCTACTGGACGGGGGATATTCCAGCTCATGATGTCTGGCACCAGACCCGGAAGGACCAACTCAGGGCCCTCAGCACCATCACTGGACTCATCCGGAAGAACCTGGGCCACATCCCTGTCTACCCAGCTGTCGGCAATCATGAGAGCACGCCAGTCAACAGCTTCCCCCCTCCCTTCATCCACGGTAATGAGTCCTCTACCTGGCTCTACGACGCAATGGTGCAGCTCTGGAAATACTGGCTGCCTGAGGAAGCTCAAGAAACTCTCCG GAAAGCGGGCTTTTACACAGTGAAGCTCAAGCCTGGACTGCGACTTGTTTCACTCAACATGAACTTCTGTTCCCATGAGAACTTCTGGCTGTTGGTGAACTCGACTGATCCAGCTGGCCAGCTGCAGTGGCTGGTCAGCATCCTGCAGGAAGCAGAGGACAGCGGTGACAAG GTTCACATAATTGGTCACATCCCACCAGGTCTCTGCATGAAGGTTTGGAGCTGGAACTATTACCGAATTGTCAATAG GTATGAGGGCACCATCGCTGCCCAGTTCTTTGGCCACACCCACGTGGATGAGTTTGAGGTTTTTTATGACGAGGAGACTCTGAGCCGTGCAGTGTCTGTGGCTTTCATTGCCCCCAGTGTCACAACTTACATCAACCTCAACCCAG GGTTTCGGGTTTACCGGATTGATGGGAATTATCCAGAAAGTTCACACGCGGTGCTTGACCATGAGACCTACATCCTGAACCTGACCGAGGCCAATGAGAGAGACAATCCCAAGTGGGTTTTCCTGTACGGGCTCCAGGAGGCCTATGGGATCAAGACTGCGTTTCCAGTCGATATGGACAATCTGATCAGCCACTTCCTGCTCGATGACCGTCTCTTCCAGAGGTACTGGTTCCTGTACCACAAGGGCCACACTGACCAACCATGTCAGCAAGCCTGCAAGACCGCTACCATCTGTGCCCTTCGCACAGGCAGGGCAGGTGACCCTGCGCTCTGCAAGGACCTTCACAACAAGTTGACGTACAGGGAAACACAGAGCCTCTGGAGGCAGCGGAGAATGTGCTAA
- the smpd1 gene encoding sphingomyelin phosphodiesterase isoform X2, whose product MQYITLADVQFNSNVDEVAVVASKLCVRLKLAPQDICVQAITLFKHDVITAWTESVLKPSEICGLLLGIACGHWDIYSDWNVTLPDTPKPPVTPPKPPSPGSPVTRVLFLTDIHWDKDYIPGTNPDCQDPLCCRKGSGLPPKHRKGAGKWGEYSKCDLPLHTIENLLQHLQSEHFDLVYWTGDIPAHDVWHQTRKDQLRALSTITGLIRKNLGHIPVYPAVGNHESTPVNSFPPPFIHGNESSTWLYDAMVQLWKYWLPEEAQETLRKAGFYTVKLKPGLRLVSLNMNFCSHENFWLLVNSTDPAGQLQWLVSILQEAEDSGDKVHIIGHIPPGLCMKVWSWNYYRIVNRYEGTIAAQFFGHTHVDEFEVFYDEETLSRAVSVAFIAPSVTTYINLNPGFRVYRIDGNYPESSHAVLDHETYILNLTEANERDNPKWVFLYGLQEAYGIKTAFPVDMDNLISHFLLDDRLFQRYWFLYHKGHTDQPCQQACKTATICALRTGRAGDPALCKDLHNKLTYRETQSLWRQRRMC is encoded by the exons atgcagtatatcacattggcagatgtgcag tttaACAGTAACGTGGATGAGGTAGCTGTTGTCGCCTCCAAGCTGTGTGTCCGGTTAAAGCTGGCCCCTCAGGATATCTGTGTCCAGGCCATCACCTTGTTCAAACACGATGTGATAACGGCCTGGACTGAATCTGTCTTGAAGCCATCAGAGATCTGTGGCTTGTTGCTGGGCATTGCCTGTGGTCACTGGGACATTTACTCTGACTGGAATGTCACACTTCCTGACACACCGAAGCCTCCTGTCACCCCCCCCAAACCACCCAGCCCTGGTTCTCCAGTCACAAGGGTATTGTTTCTCACAGATATTCACTGGGACAAGGATTACATCCCGGGGACTAACCCTGACTGTCAAGACCCCTTGTGCTGCAGGAAGGGCTCTGGTTTACCCCCAAAACATCGGAAAGGAGCTGGTAAGTGGGGTGAATACAGCAAGTGTGACCTTCCCCTCCACACCATCGAGaaccttctccagcatctccaatcTGAACACTTTGACCTGGTCTACTGGACGGGGGATATTCCAGCTCATGATGTCTGGCACCAGACCCGGAAGGACCAACTCAGGGCCCTCAGCACCATCACTGGACTCATCCGGAAGAACCTGGGCCACATCCCTGTCTACCCAGCTGTCGGCAATCATGAGAGCACGCCAGTCAACAGCTTCCCCCCTCCCTTCATCCACGGTAATGAGTCCTCTACCTGGCTCTACGACGCAATGGTGCAGCTCTGGAAATACTGGCTGCCTGAGGAAGCTCAAGAAACTCTCCG GAAAGCGGGCTTTTACACAGTGAAGCTCAAGCCTGGACTGCGACTTGTTTCACTCAACATGAACTTCTGTTCCCATGAGAACTTCTGGCTGTTGGTGAACTCGACTGATCCAGCTGGCCAGCTGCAGTGGCTGGTCAGCATCCTGCAGGAAGCAGAGGACAGCGGTGACAAG GTTCACATAATTGGTCACATCCCACCAGGTCTCTGCATGAAGGTTTGGAGCTGGAACTATTACCGAATTGTCAATAG GTATGAGGGCACCATCGCTGCCCAGTTCTTTGGCCACACCCACGTGGATGAGTTTGAGGTTTTTTATGACGAGGAGACTCTGAGCCGTGCAGTGTCTGTGGCTTTCATTGCCCCCAGTGTCACAACTTACATCAACCTCAACCCAG GGTTTCGGGTTTACCGGATTGATGGGAATTATCCAGAAAGTTCACACGCGGTGCTTGACCATGAGACCTACATCCTGAACCTGACCGAGGCCAATGAGAGAGACAATCCCAAGTGGGTTTTCCTGTACGGGCTCCAGGAGGCCTATGGGATCAAGACTGCGTTTCCAGTCGATATGGACAATCTGATCAGCCACTTCCTGCTCGATGACCGTCTCTTCCAGAGGTACTGGTTCCTGTACCACAAGGGCCACACTGACCAACCATGTCAGCAAGCCTGCAAGACCGCTACCATCTGTGCCCTTCGCACAGGCAGGGCAGGTGACCCTGCGCTCTGCAAGGACCTTCACAACAAGTTGACGTACAGGGAAACACAGAGCCTCTGGAGGCAGCGGAGAATGTGCTAA